The segment CGGTCTTTGTTCTCATTTCAGACATGGCAGAGCCCATTCAGCAGTTGACACGGAATGGCAGGACAGAAGAGCGGCAGAAGGTGCCATTCCTGCTCCTCAGTTGTAAAGAAAAGGTATAAAAATCTCAGCCAAACACGGCATCTGTAAAGGTTTTGCagaaaatatacattaattttcctgtaaataaaatgGGTCAAAATCTAAAAGTTTGTGTGAGAAGTCGGCCATATGTGTAAGAAGATGGAAGCGTCCTTTTTGTTCTCGGCTTTATACTGCTGATGGCAAGATATCATTGGTCCATCATTATGACGACTGGCAAAACATGTCACAGAGAGAAGTCTTTATCATCAGGAAGCAGTGAAATTTGTTTGTATTATGATTTGTTATGGTGCAGTAATGCTAGAAAAGCAGTAAAAAGGGGTGTTAGGTGGCCCGATAGGTGGTACAAAATCCTGTTTACCTCTCTGGCAGTcgaattatgtcagtattttttatcccagaaggggtacattgttttgcatggaaatttattttacattgtaggcctataattctttggcataacccaccgaaatatgtccaatatttattaaacttaatacatttattaataaacttaaaaaataaatctgttaaaacaagggagcataaaaatactgaaacttgtaatataactgtacaatagcatatataatatataaaataattcctttgtattggattcaatacaagcAGGAAGTCGGAGGACGCCAATAGGCaagtgttttttgtctttttttatgtttttagctaccccgagtgtggctcagggttaccactatcagcaggttttttttaccccgagacAAACCtgggattaccgctcaggggaTTAATCTAAATAGggtatcaaaagttttttttaatgccaaatatCATTAATGATAACGAGGTAATCAATGGGCCTCAGCAAACATACCGACagccagggaaataaacatcatTAAAGTTGGTTGATAGGACCTCATGAACACCCTGCGTTCCCTTTCATAATTTGTCTTTTCTTCTGAACAATTTCAGCAGTCTTTTAGATCCACATAGGATTTAATGTATGTATTCCTTCCATCTAACAAAACAGCAGGTGTGGCAACAAATCAACAGCCAGTTGTGTATTTAGTAACATTGGAGCTGTATTTCCTGAGCTGCGTGCGCGTGCAGCCAGCAAAGTGTTCTTAAAGCAGCTTTCGATTTGCTGTTTTAAACCCAAGTCTGCCAAAAACACCATGAAGTGGGAGTCACATGTTGTCCAATTCCTATGTACTCTTCCAATCTGTAATAATCAGATTTTCTGCTCACAGTCTAATCCTTTACTGACTGTTTGCTTTGTTTCTTCAAGTGCAGCCCAAAAATATTGTCCTGCTATAAAAAGATCCTTCAgatttccatttaaaataaaaaaaaaaatccaaattctctttttaatgtaatacttatactgtatattgtatataatattggAAACATATACAGCATTTTGCATTGCTGTATTTCCACTAATTGTTGGCAACTACGGCAAAAAAAGGAAGTTTAGTCAAAATGTACTATACTAAATTTTCCCTAAGAGCTCTTATTTTGAAGGAGCAATCCCTCTTTTGgacacaaaactatttttgtttagtggtggaGGTTATTTATCCTGATCGACTAAATTTGCCAACCCTGAAAAAGGATAttagtaaaagcaaaataaagtattgtattaGATGATAAATCTCATACAGCAATACAAAAACGTTCTCGTCTAATCAACCACTATTATCTTGTGGTCATGAGAGACAGATTTAGGTTCAGGTCTAAAGGGGCACTATACAAAAGTCATCCAACATTGTATAGATCCATGCAGCCATATGTTGCCCTGGTATGCAGACATTTGTTCGTGTGGACTGGTGTACCCAACGCATTGCGCCCTttaggcttcctcaagggtagCGGTGCATCAGCGAAATGTTACACAAGCAGTTAGTATAATCTAAGTTTGCAAGCATACATATGCAAAAACATTGAAGTGATATTGACATTTTGTAGAGATAACAGGGAgagcaataaaaagttttgagacatcaaactaaatattttaacctaaatacagatttctatataatatattattatttgatatatCAAAGATATAGACTTATATACTTAGGTATAAGTCATAAAATTGAAAAGGTAAACAgctatgtgaaaaaatgtattttacctaaaGGCTTAAGTGAATAACACTAACATTTCTTTGGAACTTTACCAATACCTTCAAAGTAAGGAAGGGATCTCTAGTGGTAAGGAAGTCCTTGAGTTGGGGAGAAAGAAAAATGAGATGTTGCTTACCAAAAATTAATGATGGTCttctaaaatgaatatatatatatatatatatatatatatatatatatatatatatatatatatcagacaaaGGTATATGGCTGTGATGtgataaaaggttttatgtcagaagcataaatgataaataaaagggaattttgaatacttttaaaatattatacaccGTATACCAACTCTTGTCCTCTGGCCCAGTCTAAGGTGGATAGAGGTAGGTCACTGAACCTAGTTGAAGTGGTCTTATTtccctgacacgtttcgccattcTGGATTCCTCTGGGGGTAAGACTTATCACATAGAATGTGATAAGAAATAGACCATAAGCAAAAATATAGGTGGTGTGCCAGGTAGGATAACCATTTCACTTTGGGGTGAATGGGATCAATGTTTAGTGTAGAAGGTACATCTGTGGTGAAAACAAAGGCTCCATGTAAGGAGTAGTAAAGAGCCTGAAAGGCGGTGTGAGGACAGAATTCCcttgttttaaacaaaaacattgactTTGTATTGTCAACATTAAATCGCACTTTATTTAGAAGAACTTTGTCTGCGGATCTGCAATAGCACATCATATACACAGGCCGATAACATCAGCTTGTGAGACTTTAAACCAACAGATCCGTAGCTAGAAAGGACATGAAGCACCTCAATCAAGACAGGATTTAGGAAGGAGGGGGGTACCAACTAACAATGACAGAGGCTGCATTTTGGGACTTCATATCATATTTGTTCAGAACCCCTTTTGTCTATATTCACCTTTGATCACATGACCAACATAGCAGCATCTTCATTGGCTGAGGTCTATCTTATCATTTCGGCATTCTCTAAGCCACAACCTGGGTGGAAAACGCTAGGCAGACAACGTGGTTTACATTGTTAGAATAAGTGTTTAACTCTGTTCAAAGTCTAATTGCTTTTTCTTCTTACTCTTAGTGTGGTGAAATATTGTATGAAAAAAGACAATATGGAAAAGCCAAATGGGCCTGTGTCAAGATGCAAGAAGAAAGATACGAACAAAGTATCTGTCTGGGGTTCATGAAGCTTATGAGATACATCTGTGAACAGAATTCAACAGGTAAGAGATATGTAATAATTACACAAATTTCCATCTATATcatgaaataatttttatattctgtCAACTTGTCGATTATGGTTCTCCAGAaccaaatataaactgaaaaactcaatattttttctttttattgtgtgcGACTGCacaagaaaaggggaaaaaaaagaaactagatAGAAAACAACGAAAAACGAAATCCTGCATACATTTCATAACATAATAAACTTGAGCATAGTTACTCCAAAATAATAGCAGATCTGTACCAACCCAGCCTTCTCCAAGCATCCTGACTAACCAGTTGACAAAAACGAACATGGAAAAAATTAGACACGTTGCCTAtgtaaataaattaccattattATATAAGCCCGTTAACGTTCATGAAGATATTGTGGGTTTCATATATTACATAACCTATTGTTTTAACACCATTTTTTCCAAGCACCGTCTATGAAAAACCTTAATAAGTGCATTTAAGAAAAGTGATAAATTACTTACTTTCTATTCAAAAACAGGCTCCTGCATGTGCCAGCTATAACCCAAAGTCATAGTCAAGGGACTTCCAAAGTCCAGGATCAGTCAAATCTTTTTATTGGCTGCATCTGTCATTCTCAGCAAAACATTTCCTCTAATTTTCACAAAGTGGTGATGTGTGGATAGTATTTGTGTtggcatttattttgctttatttcaatttttatttttattctaggcTCGTACTTGGGAATGTCCATTCCAATTCTTACAACCATACACAGAGATGAAACACACACTGGACTCTCGCGTTCCGTCACAGTGGCATATTATATCCCCTCCCATCTCCAAGCCGATCCACCTCAACCCACAGATGCAGAAATTGTCATAGAGGAGTGGCCACCCACTGTGGtctttaccaggtaactacaaaatatttaatttatgttctAAAACAGATGAGAT is part of the Pyxicephalus adspersus chromosome 12, UCB_Pads_2.0, whole genome shotgun sequence genome and harbors:
- the LOC140342049 gene encoding heme-binding protein 2-like produces the protein MQREGCRMSGGVQEPATTGMITLDDLDNMTDDLGSDSAYNSNGSIEEETEPMEDGEQDRLLNYWQTVARGHQVDVPNDMAEPIQQLTRNGRTEERQKVPFLLLSCKEKCGEILYEKRQYGKAKWACVKMQEERYEQSICLGFMKLMRYICEQNSTGSYLGMSIPILTTIHRDETHTGLSRSVTVAYYIPSHLQADPPQPTDAEIVIEEWPPTVVFTREFSGVTNEESIMREISLLAELLDSPDLCLQDTFIVAGYTNPAAANRRNEIWFLQRL